In Deltaproteobacteria bacterium, a single genomic region encodes these proteins:
- a CDS encoding DUF1552 domain-containing protein, with the protein MTVILDALRSFRRDRRWFLKVAGGSSVLAYWLAESIGRAEIPAGPKRLVVVSRPNGSIDENWLVGDTRGTILQPFDGVWDRAVALRNVNVEATVQTDGDPHGLGSITLMTGAPRGGAMLPGNDSYWNTQESLDQRLSRDAPALSGRPIGSLQLGGWNAGPAGDEPSRALSFLGAASPLYPETNPTAAFDRLFADLDPDANGQPSARVRGRRSVLDFVRGDLTRVRAQVPAERRPDLDAHEDAIRELEMQLDGVLPSCSPPMLPDGFGDAAGSADALAAIGEAMFAIIVAAFRCDLTRTVTFMWAGNAADNHLSPVNGSNHHDLSHQNDRAGLTTIDRWYSEQTAKLIAALRDADDPVVGGALLDNTLVWYVSEIAQGVDHRHTNMPFVLFGGDGVGLTNRGIVFDGGGRNSNDVWRSIAPVMGIALDDLVEPSTGPIPGLFDT; encoded by the coding sequence ATGACCGTGATTCTCGACGCGCTCCGCAGCTTCCGCCGCGATCGCCGGTGGTTCTTGAAGGTCGCCGGTGGCTCGAGCGTGCTCGCGTACTGGCTCGCCGAATCGATCGGCCGCGCCGAGATCCCGGCGGGCCCGAAGCGGCTGGTGGTGGTGTCGCGCCCCAACGGATCGATCGACGAGAACTGGCTCGTCGGTGACACCCGCGGGACGATCCTGCAGCCGTTCGACGGCGTGTGGGATCGCGCGGTCGCGCTGCGCAACGTGAACGTCGAGGCGACCGTGCAGACCGACGGCGACCCCCACGGTCTCGGCTCGATCACCCTCATGACCGGTGCGCCGCGCGGTGGCGCGATGCTGCCGGGCAACGACAGCTACTGGAACACGCAGGAGTCCCTCGATCAGCGACTGTCACGGGATGCGCCCGCGCTGTCGGGACGACCGATTGGCTCACTGCAGCTCGGCGGTTGGAATGCCGGGCCCGCCGGCGACGAGCCCTCGCGCGCGCTGTCGTTCCTGGGCGCCGCGAGCCCGCTTTACCCCGAGACGAATCCCACCGCCGCCTTCGATCGGCTGTTCGCCGACCTCGACCCCGACGCGAACGGCCAACCGAGCGCGCGCGTGCGTGGGCGTCGGAGCGTGCTCGACTTCGTGCGCGGCGATCTCACGCGGGTGCGCGCCCAGGTACCGGCCGAGCGACGGCCGGATCTCGACGCCCACGAGGATGCGATTCGCGAGCTCGAGATGCAGCTCGACGGCGTGTTGCCGAGCTGCTCACCGCCGATGCTCCCCGACGGCTTCGGCGACGCCGCCGGCTCGGCCGATGCGCTCGCGGCGATTGGTGAGGCGATGTTCGCGATCATCGTCGCCGCGTTCCGCTGCGATCTCACCCGCACGGTGACCTTCATGTGGGCCGGCAACGCGGCGGACAACCATCTGTCACCGGTCAACGGCTCGAACCACCACGATCTCTCGCACCAGAACGACCGCGCCGGCCTGACGACCATCGACCGCTGGTACTCCGAGCAGACCGCCAAGCTCATCGCCGCCCTCCGCGACGCCGACGATCCCGTGGTCGGTGGCGCGCTGCTCGACAACACGCTCGTGTGGTACGTCAGCGAGATCGCCCAGGGTGTCGATCACCGCCACACCAACATGCCGTTCGTGCTCTTCGGGGGTGACGGCGTCGGCCTCACCAACCGCGGCATCGTGTTCGACGGTGGCGGTCGCAACAGCAACGATGTCTGGCGCTCGATCGCCCCGGTGATGGGCATCGCGCTCGACGATCTCGTCGAGCCCTCCACGGGGCCGATCCCGGGGCTGTTCGACACCTGA
- a CDS encoding DUF1588 domain-containing protein, with protein MARTARPSAAAIALAITSIASVGCYAGIANPAGAGDAAGTADDAGADAGTDDSATGGEPGCEAAVPRFAARVPDRHVANAVASLLGVARPELATIPGDAERFVPDQPSAVTGAVASKFQVMAEAAAAEATVAGAPWTACEGELSACADANLDELASRAFRRAATTAELEGLHAVYDEGVSIGGDHASGMRLAIEAILQSPSFLYEIEAPATQGDRYDLDAEQFAGRLALFLTDTVADHELWRAARDGELESDEQIASQVDRLLATPAGAQQLRVAYGRFFDLHRISELTKHDVDSALFAAMRVESEALVDTVLSRPGGSLTDLLMSREATVEDAALAELYGVAVTPAGQTVELPATERAGLLTRAGLMALESSADESSVIHRGLLVTRNLLCVSPPPPTADNVAQGQEINGMYETERERMLVRASTSPCAGCHRLFDPLGVAFEHYDRVGRYRDEIETSMGPVAIDSAWDLDLADVQAHVDDALQLSAELAASETVHACVTERFVGYALGRSLEQADRCVIEPLAAEFDASGGDLAGLLRAIALWPGLRQRTGGEP; from the coding sequence ATGGCACGAACAGCACGTCCGAGCGCAGCCGCGATCGCGCTCGCGATCACCTCCATCGCGAGCGTCGGGTGCTACGCCGGCATCGCGAACCCGGCCGGGGCGGGCGATGCCGCGGGAACTGCCGACGACGCCGGCGCCGACGCGGGCACCGACGACAGCGCCACCGGTGGAGAGCCGGGCTGCGAGGCCGCCGTTCCTCGCTTTGCCGCCCGCGTGCCCGACCGCCACGTGGCCAACGCCGTCGCGAGTCTCCTGGGTGTCGCGCGTCCGGAACTCGCGACGATCCCCGGCGACGCGGAACGCTTCGTGCCCGACCAGCCGTCCGCGGTGACCGGTGCGGTCGCGAGCAAGTTCCAGGTCATGGCCGAGGCCGCTGCCGCGGAGGCCACAGTCGCGGGTGCGCCGTGGACCGCCTGCGAGGGCGAGCTCTCGGCCTGTGCCGACGCCAATCTCGACGAGCTGGCTTCGCGCGCGTTCCGTCGCGCGGCCACGACCGCGGAGCTCGAGGGTCTGCACGCGGTCTACGACGAGGGCGTGAGCATCGGCGGCGACCATGCCTCGGGCATGCGGCTGGCAATCGAGGCCATCTTGCAGTCGCCGTCGTTCCTCTACGAGATCGAGGCACCGGCCACGCAAGGCGATCGCTATGATCTCGACGCCGAGCAATTCGCCGGACGCCTCGCGCTGTTCCTGACCGACACCGTTGCCGACCACGAGCTGTGGCGAGCCGCCCGTGATGGCGAGCTCGAGTCCGACGAGCAGATCGCGAGTCAGGTCGATCGCCTGCTGGCGACGCCGGCCGGCGCGCAGCAGCTCCGCGTCGCGTACGGCCGCTTCTTCGACCTGCACCGCATCTCCGAGCTGACCAAGCACGACGTCGACTCGGCCCTGTTCGCGGCCATGCGGGTCGAATCCGAGGCGCTGGTCGACACGGTGCTGTCGCGCCCGGGTGGATCGTTGACCGACCTGTTGATGTCGCGCGAAGCCACCGTCGAGGACGCCGCGCTCGCCGAGCTCTACGGCGTCGCCGTCACACCGGCGGGCCAGACCGTCGAGCTGCCGGCGACCGAGCGCGCCGGTCTGCTGACGCGCGCGGGCCTGATGGCGCTCGAGTCCAGCGCCGACGAGTCGTCGGTGATCCACCGCGGCCTGCTCGTCACGCGCAATCTCCTGTGCGTCTCGCCACCGCCGCCCACCGCCGACAACGTCGCGCAGGGCCAGGAGATCAACGGCATGTACGAGACCGAACGCGAGCGCATGTTGGTGCGCGCGAGCACGAGTCCGTGCGCCGGTTGCCACCGCCTGTTCGATCCGTTGGGGGTCGCGTTCGAGCACTACGATCGCGTGGGCCGCTACCGCGACGAGATCGAGACCTCGATGGGGCCGGTGGCGATCGACAGCGCGTGGGACCTCGACCTGGCCGACGTGCAGGCCCACGTCGACGACGCGCTGCAGCTGTCTGCCGAGCTCGCGGCCAGCGAGACGGTGCACGCGTGCGTGACCGAGAGGTTCGTCGGCTACGCGCTCGGACGCAGCCTCGAGCAGGCCGACCGCTGCGTCATCGAGCCGCTCGCGGCCGAGTTCGATGCCTCGGGCGGAGACCTCGCGGGCTTGCTCCGCGCCATCGCACTGTGGCCGGGCCTGCGCCAGCGCACCGGAGGTGAGCCATGA
- a CDS encoding tetratricopeptide repeat protein, which translates to MVTEQHTALEHDSMVTENAELSERRAVSDDLVPRGTAIGRYIVVGVAGHGGMGVVYRGYDPELQREIALKLLRGPSRRHGAAEARLRREAQAMARISHPNVLPVYDVGTYDGHVWIAMEFLAADTLGDWLEAQRRTPAEIVAMFVQAGRGLAAAHAVGLIHRDFKPQNVLVGADGRPRVMDFGLARVDAADTDGGIDEPTPGFVGEHATQLTAAGSVVGTPRYMAPEQHYAKPMDARADQFSFCVALYEALYRVRAFGGDNLPDLALRKHTGEIEIGTDDGDVPAAVGKLLRRGMAGDPDDRFPSMDALLEALAPTIHGGGRRRPWLLLAVGGAAVVGTTGVALMLARERPCQDAQRKLAGVWDAARREEIRGAFEGTGVSYATDTVDRVEQQLDRYGHAWVEAHDAACAATKIHGEQSAALLDLRVACYDRLRGDLQALVDVFAQADPATVEKAVRAAHGLREIDECNASAELLSLAPAPSDEASRAEIAEIEAGIARARALGAAGKAHAAVEVLEPLVPRARALAHRPLEARTLEAWSDALGDDGQLERGREEAIAALAAALAGHATRTAAEVVLSLQFIEGYDLQHTAPSREWYRLGQSLVEALGGDERMSIALDNAEAIVCAIDGDFERSQRLFDDILGRLRAGAPDDPKLAVLVGNAGALMATRGQYPAARRYLDEALGLYRDRFGSDHPDLLRIEANLGAVDLFEGHVPESLARLQDVADRQERILGPEHPEFANTLNNLANALRQAGRPDEAIALHRRVLAIREHVQGSRSAAVAQTLDNLSIALRRKGELAESRSTHERAKAIREEVLPPDHPDRAASALSEAELCAAERNWVCAMPAFERALTLRRKILGPNHVMVVSTLSARADARIEQGDTKGAIDDLEQAVASGVAGGVSPRVVGLVRFQLAKLVGDPARARQLAEQAREAYAALEVHDRVAEIDAWLSAHASAAPRRSH; encoded by the coding sequence ATGGTGACCGAGCAACATACCGCCCTCGAGCACGACTCGATGGTCACCGAGAACGCCGAGCTCAGTGAGCGGCGCGCCGTCTCGGATGACCTCGTGCCCCGCGGCACCGCGATCGGTCGCTACATCGTCGTGGGCGTCGCCGGCCACGGCGGCATGGGCGTGGTCTACCGCGGCTATGACCCCGAGCTGCAACGCGAGATCGCGCTCAAGCTGCTCCGGGGTCCCAGCCGTCGTCACGGCGCCGCCGAGGCCCGCCTGCGCCGCGAGGCCCAGGCGATGGCGCGAATCTCCCATCCGAACGTGCTGCCGGTCTACGACGTCGGCACCTACGACGGGCACGTGTGGATCGCGATGGAGTTCCTCGCCGCCGACACGCTCGGCGATTGGTTGGAGGCCCAGCGACGAACCCCGGCGGAGATCGTCGCGATGTTCGTGCAGGCAGGCCGGGGGCTCGCGGCGGCCCATGCGGTCGGTCTGATCCATCGCGACTTCAAGCCACAGAACGTCCTCGTCGGCGCCGACGGCCGCCCACGGGTGATGGACTTCGGGCTCGCACGCGTCGATGCGGCCGACACCGATGGCGGCATCGACGAACCAACGCCCGGGTTCGTCGGCGAACACGCCACTCAGCTCACGGCCGCGGGCAGCGTGGTCGGCACGCCGCGCTACATGGCGCCCGAGCAGCACTACGCCAAGCCGATGGACGCGCGGGCCGATCAGTTCAGCTTCTGCGTGGCTTTGTACGAGGCGCTCTATCGCGTGCGGGCGTTCGGCGGCGACAACCTGCCCGACCTCGCACTGCGCAAGCACACCGGCGAGATCGAGATCGGCACCGACGATGGCGACGTACCTGCAGCGGTCGGCAAGCTGCTGCGGCGAGGCATGGCGGGCGATCCCGACGACCGCTTCCCGAGCATGGACGCGTTGCTCGAGGCGCTCGCGCCCACCATCCACGGCGGCGGGCGAAGGCGGCCGTGGTTGTTGCTGGCGGTCGGCGGTGCGGCGGTCGTGGGTACCACCGGTGTCGCGCTCATGCTGGCGCGCGAGCGCCCGTGCCAGGACGCGCAGCGCAAGCTCGCGGGCGTCTGGGACGCCGCGCGCCGCGAGGAGATCCGCGGCGCCTTCGAGGGCACCGGGGTCTCGTACGCCACCGACACGGTCGACCGCGTCGAGCAGCAGCTCGATCGCTATGGCCACGCCTGGGTCGAGGCGCACGACGCCGCGTGTGCGGCCACGAAGATCCACGGCGAGCAGTCGGCTGCGCTGCTCGACCTCCGCGTCGCTTGCTACGACCGCCTCCGCGGCGACCTCCAGGCGCTGGTGGATGTGTTCGCCCAGGCCGATCCCGCGACGGTCGAGAAGGCCGTGCGCGCCGCCCACGGCCTGCGGGAGATCGACGAGTGCAACGCCAGCGCGGAGTTGTTGTCGCTCGCGCCGGCCCCCTCCGACGAGGCCTCGCGCGCCGAGATCGCGGAGATCGAGGCGGGCATCGCCCGCGCCCGCGCCCTCGGTGCGGCTGGCAAGGCCCACGCGGCGGTCGAGGTGTTGGAGCCGCTGGTCCCGCGCGCTCGCGCGCTCGCTCACCGCCCGCTCGAAGCGCGCACGCTCGAAGCGTGGTCGGATGCGCTCGGCGACGATGGCCAGCTCGAGCGCGGCCGCGAGGAGGCCATCGCGGCGCTCGCCGCCGCGCTCGCCGGACACGCGACCCGCACGGCCGCCGAGGTCGTGCTGTCGCTGCAGTTCATCGAGGGCTACGACCTCCAACACACCGCGCCATCGCGCGAGTGGTACCGACTCGGTCAGTCGCTGGTCGAAGCGCTCGGGGGCGACGAGCGCATGAGCATCGCCCTCGACAACGCCGAGGCGATCGTGTGTGCCATCGACGGCGACTTCGAACGCTCGCAGCGCCTGTTCGACGACATCCTCGGCCGGCTGCGTGCCGGCGCGCCCGACGACCCCAAGCTCGCGGTGTTGGTCGGCAATGCCGGCGCACTCATGGCCACGCGCGGTCAGTACCCGGCCGCGCGTCGCTATCTCGACGAGGCGCTCGGGCTGTACCGTGACCGTTTCGGCAGCGATCACCCCGACCTGTTGCGCATCGAAGCCAACCTCGGCGCCGTCGATCTCTTCGAGGGCCACGTGCCCGAATCACTCGCGCGCCTGCAGGACGTCGCCGATCGTCAAGAGCGCATCCTCGGGCCCGAGCACCCCGAGTTCGCCAACACCCTCAACAACCTCGCGAACGCGCTGCGCCAGGCAGGCCGGCCCGACGAGGCCATCGCGCTGCACCGCCGCGTGCTGGCCATCCGTGAGCACGTGCAGGGCTCCCGCTCCGCCGCCGTCGCGCAGACCCTCGACAACCTCTCGATCGCGCTGCGACGCAAGGGCGAACTCGCGGAGTCCCGTTCGACACACGAGCGGGCCAAGGCGATCCGAGAAGAGGTGCTACCGCCGGATCATCCCGACCGGGCCGCGAGCGCCCTCAGTGAGGCCGAGCTGTGCGCCGCCGAGCGGAACTGGGTCTGCGCCATGCCGGCGTTCGAGCGGGCGCTGACGTTGCGGCGAAAGATCCTCGGGCCGAACCACGTCATGGTGGTGTCGACGTTGTCGGCACGCGCCGACGCGCGCATCGAGCAGGGCGACACCAAGGGTGCGATCGATGACCTCGAGCAGGCCGTCGCCAGCGGGGTCGCCGGTGGCGTCAGCCCGCGCGTGGTCGGGTTGGTTCGCTTCCAGCTGGCCAAGCTCGTCGGCGACCCCGCCCGGGCGCGCCAGCTCGCCGAGCAAGCACGCGAAGCCTACGCCGCGCTCGAGGTCCACGACCGCGTGGCCGAGATCGACGCATGGCTGTCGGCCCATGCGAGCGCAGCCCCGCGCCGCAGCCACTGA
- a CDS encoding scramblase — protein MLPVLAQSTALVVQQRKEWGEILTGWQTRNRYDVSDPNTGMALYAGELAGGAGGFFSRMFLKSGRPFTIEIRDASGQLVLTMYRPFTFFFSRALLSDATGTLIGSIQQRWAWFARVFSILDAHGQELASLHGPFFRPWTFRVVVGGHEIGAIRKKWSGLGKEMFSTADNFTIDLAPGTAPQLRPLCLAATLLIDFVYFERNG, from the coding sequence ATGCTGCCCGTCCTCGCCCAGAGCACCGCGCTCGTCGTCCAGCAACGCAAGGAGTGGGGCGAGATCCTCACCGGGTGGCAGACCCGAAATCGCTACGACGTCAGCGATCCCAACACCGGCATGGCGCTCTACGCCGGCGAGCTCGCGGGCGGCGCGGGCGGCTTCTTCTCGCGGATGTTCCTCAAGTCGGGGCGGCCGTTCACGATCGAGATCCGCGACGCGAGCGGTCAGCTCGTGCTGACGATGTATCGACCGTTCACGTTCTTCTTCTCGCGCGCGCTGCTCTCCGACGCCACCGGCACGCTCATCGGCAGCATCCAGCAGCGCTGGGCGTGGTTCGCCCGCGTGTTCAGCATCCTCGACGCCCACGGGCAGGAACTCGCGTCGTTGCACGGGCCGTTCTTCCGTCCGTGGACCTTTCGCGTGGTCGTGGGTGGCCACGAGATCGGAGCGATCCGCAAGAAGTGGAGCGGTCTGGGCAAGGAGATGTTCTCGACCGCCGACAACTTCACCATCGATCTGGCGCCAGGGACCGCGCCGCAGCTGCGTCCGTTGTGCCTGGCCGCGACGCTACTCATCGACTTCGTGTACTTCGAGCGCAACGGCTGA
- a CDS encoding aspartate kinase, producing MSQSIVVQKYGGSSVADVERIRKVAQRVVETKAKGYRVVVVVSAMGKTTDQLMARAREISASPSRRELDMLLSCGERTSMALLSMAIQELGHEAISLTGSQSGIMTNDRHSGARILEVRPYRVEDELERGRVVIVAGFQGVSYKREVTTLGRGGSDTTAVALAGALAAEYCEICSDVDGVYTGDPRVVEAAELIEAISHDAMLELTSHGAKVLHAESVEFARRSGVALYARASFSEGSGTRIDRAENITTDRALSGVTGQRNLVRLRAFGAQSMDRMLAAAAAAALPVLHLDADHEIADLWFGLADVPDWPTVRTQLMGQVEIEESCGAVSVVGDFFGRNAAALAKTRSIAAGINVPIKAMATSPLRATLFCADEDVDRLTLAMHRAFLQ from the coding sequence ATGTCGCAGTCCATCGTCGTGCAGAAGTATGGCGGCTCGTCGGTCGCCGACGTCGAACGCATCCGCAAGGTCGCCCAGCGGGTGGTCGAGACCAAGGCAAAGGGCTACCGCGTGGTCGTGGTGGTGTCGGCGATGGGCAAGACCACCGACCAGCTCATGGCCCGCGCGCGGGAGATCTCGGCCTCGCCGTCGCGACGCGAGCTCGACATGCTGCTGTCGTGTGGCGAACGAACCAGCATGGCGCTGCTGTCGATGGCGATCCAAGAGCTGGGCCACGAAGCGATCTCGCTCACCGGGTCGCAGTCGGGGATCATGACCAACGATCGTCACTCGGGCGCCCGCATCCTCGAGGTGCGGCCGTACCGCGTGGAGGACGAGCTCGAGCGTGGTCGCGTCGTGATCGTCGCCGGCTTCCAGGGCGTGTCCTACAAGCGCGAGGTGACCACGCTCGGTCGCGGTGGCTCCGACACCACCGCGGTCGCCCTCGCCGGGGCGCTCGCGGCCGAGTACTGCGAGATCTGTTCGGATGTCGATGGCGTCTACACCGGCGACCCGCGGGTGGTCGAGGCCGCCGAGCTGATCGAGGCCATCTCCCACGACGCGATGCTCGAGTTGACCTCGCACGGCGCGAAGGTGCTGCACGCAGAGTCGGTCGAGTTCGCGCGGCGCAGCGGTGTGGCGCTCTATGCCCGCGCCAGCTTCAGCGAGGGCAGCGGCACGCGAATCGATCGCGCCGAGAACATCACGACCGATCGCGCGCTGTCGGGCGTGACCGGCCAGCGCAACCTCGTGCGACTGCGGGCCTTCGGCGCGCAGTCGATGGATCGCATGCTCGCCGCGGCCGCGGCGGCGGCCCTGCCGGTGCTGCACCTCGACGCCGATCACGAGATCGCCGACCTGTGGTTCGGCCTGGCCGACGTGCCCGACTGGCCGACGGTGCGCACGCAGCTGATGGGTCAGGTCGAGATCGAGGAGAGCTGCGGCGCGGTGTCCGTGGTCGGCGATTTCTTCGGTCGCAATGCCGCCGCGCTGGCGAAGACGCGGTCGATCGCCGCGGGCATCAACGTGCCGATCAAGGCCATGGCAACGTCACCGCTGCGCGCGACGTTGTTCTGCGCCGACGAGGACGTCGATCGGCTGACGCTGGCGATGCACCGCGCGTTCTTGCAGTGA
- a CDS encoding serpin family protein: protein MQRIASPLYPLSLALALTACPADSKPDDKAAPRTDDKANAKADPKVDRKADAKPDPRADAKTDTDPNAERKPVDTEPATPAVIDPATRNAVAASINAFAVDLHHALASKPGNLFVSPASIAIAFAMTHAGAKGDTAAELAKVFHFGAGADLHAGMGAMLAHWDAASTDGPELEVANRLYGDKTVAFEPAFLDVTGKAFHAPLESVDFIGAAEAARQDINGWVATRTHDKIKDLLPEGGVASSTRMVLVNAVYFKGRWDQPFEEFATTDGTFHGGKGDAQVKMMKQVDHFRLGAASEAKARVLVMGYFGSYSMVVVLPDAKDGLAAVESALTPELLTAWIGAAKAERVELALPKFRIEPAGSLSLRPVLEGLGLHTAFDASKADFTGMAPASAQLMISDAYHKAFVDVNEAGTEAAAATAVAMAAGAAPPSEPPVAFVADHPFLFFIRDDESGAILFMGRLVDP, encoded by the coding sequence GTGCAACGCATCGCCTCGCCGCTGTACCCCTTGAGCCTCGCGCTCGCGCTGACCGCCTGCCCCGCGGACTCCAAGCCCGACGACAAGGCGGCGCCGCGTACCGACGACAAGGCCAACGCGAAGGCCGATCCCAAGGTCGATCGGAAGGCGGACGCAAAGCCCGACCCAAGGGCGGATGCGAAGACCGACACCGATCCGAACGCCGAGCGCAAGCCCGTGGACACCGAGCCCGCAACGCCCGCCGTGATCGACCCCGCCACCCGCAACGCCGTCGCAGCGAGCATCAACGCCTTCGCCGTCGATCTGCACCACGCGCTGGCGAGCAAGCCTGGCAACCTGTTCGTCTCGCCGGCCAGCATCGCGATCGCGTTCGCGATGACCCACGCCGGTGCCAAGGGCGACACCGCCGCCGAGCTCGCAAAGGTGTTCCACTTCGGCGCCGGCGCCGATCTGCATGCCGGCATGGGCGCGATGTTGGCCCACTGGGACGCCGCGAGCACCGACGGACCCGAGCTCGAGGTCGCCAACCGCCTCTACGGCGACAAGACGGTGGCGTTCGAGCCGGCGTTCCTCGATGTCACCGGCAAGGCCTTCCACGCGCCGCTCGAGTCGGTCGATTTCATCGGCGCGGCCGAGGCTGCACGGCAGGACATCAACGGCTGGGTCGCCACGCGCACCCACGACAAGATCAAGGATCTGCTGCCCGAGGGCGGTGTCGCCAGCTCGACCCGCATGGTGTTGGTCAACGCGGTCTACTTCAAAGGCCGCTGGGACCAGCCCTTCGAGGAGTTCGCGACCACCGACGGCACCTTCCACGGCGGCAAGGGCGACGCGCAGGTCAAGATGATGAAGCAGGTGGATCACTTCCGCCTCGGCGCCGCGTCCGAAGCCAAGGCCCGCGTGCTCGTGATGGGCTACTTCGGCAGCTACTCGATGGTGGTGGTGCTGCCCGACGCCAAGGACGGGCTCGCAGCGGTCGAGTCGGCGTTGACGCCGGAGCTGCTGACGGCCTGGATCGGTGCGGCCAAGGCGGAGCGCGTCGAGCTCGCGCTACCGAAGTTTCGCATCGAGCCCGCGGGCTCGCTCTCGCTGCGCCCGGTGCTCGAGGGCCTCGGCCTGCACACCGCCTTCGACGCCAGCAAGGCCGACTTCACCGGCATGGCGCCGGCCTCGGCGCAGCTGATGATCTCCGACGCGTATCACAAGGCCTTCGTCGACGTGAACGAAGCCGGCACCGAGGCCGCCGCCGCGACCGCGGTGGCGATGGCGGCCGGCGCCGCGCCGCCGAGCGAACCACCGGTGGCGTTCGTCGCCGACCACCCGTTCCTGTTCTTCATCCGCGACGACGAATCCGGCGCGATCCTCTTCATGGGTCGCCTGGTCGACCCATGA
- a CDS encoding right-handed parallel beta-helix repeat-containing protein: MTSAGDGPHSSTSADDGGDATTEGGEPSPGCGAPAMFDDGIVPTAEIHVAPDGVDAASCGAADEPCATLAAAVAAAQPGTAIRIHAGTYAGDAYVSGLAGTPEAPIWIGGAAGEARPVFEGGGVAMQLSAVRWLVVHDLEIRNMTDNGLNIDDGGATSDPEATRGVIVRGLSIHDIGTGGNNDCLKLSGVYDFAVRDSEFQRCGGSSAGSAIDQVGCHHGLISGNHFHDLQASGNSVQTKGGSEDVEIYANVFEQGGERAVNMGGSTGFEFFRPPLDPTAPNAEARDIRVIANVFVGSMSPVALVGCTGCLVANNTMIDPEHWVLRVLQETASTDVYEFSPSGDSRVIGNLVVYERALVGTVVNVGPGTAPETFEFSHNLWYAADAPEQSDPALPVAEVGGVVGVDPELAVDHTITAQSPAAAAGLAIAELRGDHRGACWGSPPSIGAFEVPSRAGR, from the coding sequence GTGACCTCCGCTGGCGACGGCCCACACTCGAGCACCAGCGCCGACGACGGCGGCGACGCGACGACCGAGGGCGGCGAGCCGTCGCCGGGGTGCGGCGCACCGGCCATGTTCGACGACGGCATCGTGCCGACCGCGGAGATCCACGTTGCACCCGACGGAGTCGATGCCGCGAGCTGCGGTGCCGCCGACGAGCCGTGTGCGACGCTCGCCGCCGCGGTGGCCGCTGCGCAACCCGGCACGGCGATTCGCATCCACGCTGGCACCTATGCCGGCGATGCCTACGTCTCGGGCCTGGCGGGAACGCCGGAAGCACCGATCTGGATCGGCGGCGCAGCCGGTGAGGCGCGCCCGGTGTTCGAAGGCGGGGGCGTGGCGATGCAGCTGAGCGCCGTGCGGTGGCTGGTCGTCCACGACCTCGAGATCCGCAACATGACCGACAACGGCCTCAACATCGACGACGGCGGTGCGACCTCGGATCCAGAGGCCACCCGCGGTGTGATCGTGCGCGGGCTCTCCATCCACGACATCGGCACCGGCGGCAACAACGACTGCCTGAAGCTCTCCGGCGTCTACGACTTCGCCGTGCGGGACAGCGAGTTCCAGCGCTGTGGCGGTAGCTCGGCGGGGAGTGCGATCGACCAGGTCGGCTGTCATCACGGGCTCATCTCCGGCAACCACTTCCACGATCTACAGGCGTCGGGGAACTCGGTGCAGACCAAGGGCGGCAGCGAAGACGTCGAGATCTACGCGAATGTCTTCGAGCAGGGCGGCGAGCGGGCGGTCAACATGGGCGGCTCGACCGGCTTCGAGTTCTTCCGCCCGCCGCTCGACCCCACGGCGCCCAATGCAGAGGCCCGAGACATCCGCGTGATCGCCAACGTCTTCGTCGGCAGCATGTCGCCGGTGGCGCTGGTGGGCTGTACCGGTTGTCTGGTGGCCAACAACACGATGATCGATCCCGAACACTGGGTGCTGCGCGTGCTGCAGGAGACCGCGTCGACCGACGTCTACGAGTTCAGCCCGAGCGGCGATAGCCGAGTGATCGGCAATCTGGTGGTGTACGAGCGGGCGTTGGTCGGCACCGTCGTGAACGTCGGACCGGGCACCGCACCCGAGACGTTCGAGTTCTCGCACAACCTCTGGTACGCCGCCGATGCGCCAGAGCAGTCGGACCCCGCGCTGCCGGTGGCGGAGGTCGGCGGCGTGGTCGGTGTCGATCCCGAGCTGGCCGTCGACCACACGATCACCGCGCAGAGTCCGGCCGCCGCAGCGGGGCTCGCAATTGCGGAGCTTCGTGGGGATCACCGCGGCGCGTGCTGGGGCTCACCGCCGAGCATCGGTGCCTTCGAGGTGCCGTCGCGAGCGGGTCGGTGA